One Stegostoma tigrinum isolate sSteTig4 chromosome 22, sSteTig4.hap1, whole genome shotgun sequence DNA segment encodes these proteins:
- the LOC125463665 gene encoding small ubiquitin-related modifier 3: MADEKPKDVLKSENDHINLKVAGQDGSVVQFKIKKHTPLSKLMKAYCERQGLAIRQIRFRFDGQPINETDTPAQLEMEDEDTIDVFQQQTGGQY; the protein is encoded by the exons GACGTACTGAAATCAGAAAATGATCATATTAACCTGAAGGTGGCAGGCCAAGATGGTTCTGTTGTGCAGTTCAAAATCAAAAAGCATACACCTCTAAGTAAACTGATGAAAGCGTACTGTGAACGTCAG GGTTTGGCAATTCGACAGATCAGGTTCCGATTTGACGGGCAGCCAATTAATGAAACAGACACACCAGCACAG TTGGAGATGGAGGATGAGGACACAATTGATGTATTCCAGCAGCAGACTGGGGGCCAGTACTGA